GATGGCATCGGGGAAACCTTCCTCCATCAGCATGGTGAAGTAGGTGTGGATCATGCGGTAGCGGTCGCGCTCCTCGGGCAGATCGTAGCGGCCGGAGGCGGTGTACTGGGCGATCTGGCGGAAGATCCAGGGACTGGAGGAGGCGGTGCGGCCGATCATGACCGCGTCGCAGCGGGTCTGGGCGACCATGGCGCAGGCGTCCTCGGGAGTGCGGATATCGCCGTTGCCGATGACCGGGACCTTCACCGCGTCTTTGACGGAAGCAATCCACTCCCAGCGGGCGGCGCCGGTGTATCCCTGCTCGCGGGTGCGGGCGTGCAGGGCGACGGCGTTGAGGCCGCAGTCCTCGGCCAGCCTGGCCAGTTGGGCGCAGACGATCTCGCTGTCATTCCAGCCGGCGCGGAATTTGACGGTGAAGGGGATCCTGACCGCGGCGCGCACCGCTTTGAAGATCTCGCCGATGCGGGGCAGATCGCGCAGCAGGCCGGAGCCGCCGTTGCACTTCACCACCTTCTTCGCCGGGCAGCCGAGGTTCAGGTCCACCAGGTCGAAACCCAGGTCCTCGATCAGTTTGGCGGCGTCGGAGAGCACCTGTGGGTCGGAGCCGAAGAGCTGGGCGGAGATGGGGTGCTCGTCCTCGTAGAAGTGCAGGTAGCGCTTGGCCTTCTTGTCCCTGGCGCGGAGGACGCCGTCGGCCGAGGTGAACTCGGTCATGATGAGGCCGCATCCTGATTTTTCGCCGGAGAGCTGGACGTCGTGGTGCGGCGTCAGGTTGACGTTGCGGATGAAGCGCCGAAAAACGGTGTCGGTGACCCCGGCC
Above is a window of Terriglobales bacterium DNA encoding:
- the dusB gene encoding tRNA dihydrouridine synthase DusB, with the translated sequence MRKHWTTPAPERAPAQAPVPSFVRIGSVEIRPATVLAPMAGVTDTVFRRFIRNVNLTPHHDVQLSGEKSGCGLIMTEFTSADGVLRARDKKAKRYLHFYEDEHPISAQLFGSDPQVLSDAAKLIEDLGFDLVDLNLGCPAKKVVKCNGGSGLLRDLPRIGEIFKAVRAAVRIPFTVKFRAGWNDSEIVCAQLARLAEDCGLNAVALHARTREQGYTGAARWEWIASVKDAVKVPVIGNGDIRTPEDACAMVAQTRCDAVMIGRTASSSPWIFRQIAQYTASGRYDLPEERDRYRMIHTYFTMLMEEGFPDAIGKMKQFASWFTHGVPGGAALRKAIYDSRTPQAVIEQVDRFFEARLSGPAPLKHPVLQA